AAGTATTGCATGTGCATTGATTCCCTCATAGTGTGATGATAGGTTGCTCCTCATGTATCCTCATGTTCttcttcccccctctcccctctcccAGGTGCACCTCCATCCCTGAGACATGTCCTGCTGTGACCAATGCGTGCCATGCCAGCCCTGTGGCCCAACtcctctggccagcagctgcaatgagccctgtgtcaggcagtgccagaactccaccattgtcatccagccctctcccgtggtggtgaccctgcccggacccatcctcagctccttcccacagaacaccgccgtcggatcctccacctccgctgctgttggcagcatcctcagctctgagggt
This DNA window, taken from Meleagris gallopavo isolate NT-WF06-2002-E0010 breed Aviagen turkey brand Nicholas breeding stock unplaced genomic scaffold, Turkey_5.1 ChrUn_random_7180001928233, whole genome shotgun sequence, encodes the following:
- the LOC109364846 gene encoding feather keratin Cos1-1/Cos1-3/Cos2-1-like; this translates as MSCCDQCVPCQPCGPTPLASSCNEPCVRQCQNSTIVIQPSPVVVTLPGPILSSFPQNTAVGSSTSAAVGSILSSEGVPITSGGFDLSCISNRYCGRRCNPC